The nucleotide sequence TGCTGCGACTTGCCCGCGTGCTGCGTGCCGTCCGCATGTTCCCCCAGCTGCGCGTCATCCTCCACGCGGCGTGGAAGAGCCTGCCGGGCGCGCTCGGCTTCCTGGTGGTCGGCGCGCTCGTCCTCTACATCTACGCGATGCTCGGCTGGATCCTCTTCGCCGAGGAACTGCCCGAGCACTATGGCTCTCTCGGCCGCGCCTGCCTCACCCTCTTCTTCCTCATGGCGTTGGAAGGGCTCGGCGACCTGGTCCGCGAGGGGCTCGAAGTCTCGCGCTGGACCGTCCTCTACTTCGGATCGTACGTTCTCATCAGTTCGTTCCTCCTGGTCAACCTGCTGATCGGTGTCGTGATCACCTCGCTTGAGGACGCCCGCGCGTCGGAGAGGCCGCAGCGGACCACCCCGGCCGCGCACCCGTCGGATCCGGACGAGATCCGGCAGAGGATCGTGGAGCTGCGCGGCGCCCTCGAAGCGCTGGAGGCGGCCGTGGAGGCGAGTGCGCGGGACACCCGACCGCGGGAGCCGGGTCACGCGGAGGTGGTGGGACCGCGGACCGGGCGCACGTAGCGTCGGCGGTGGTCGAACGGGTCGGCCGGGCACGGCGATTCCCGCCGTGCGGTGGGTCCGGCGGGATCAGCCGACGTTGACGCCGAACTCGGCGGCGATGCCTCCGAGTCCGGTGGCGTAGCCCTGGCCGATCGCGCGGAACTTCCACTCGCCGTTGCGGCGGTAGAGCGCGCCGAACACCATGGCCGTCTCGTCCGCGGCGTCGTAGGACAGCTCGTAGCGGCACATCTCGCGGCCGGTGCGGTTGTCGACCACGCGGATGTACGCGTCCTCGACTTGCCCGAACGTCTGGCCGCGCGCCTCGGCGTCGTGGATGGACACCACGAAGACGACCTGGCCGATCTCCGCGCCGAGCCGGTCGAGGTCCACGAGGATCTGCTCGTCGTCTCCGTCTCCGTCGCCGGTCAGGTTGTCGCCGGTGTGCCGGACCGCGCCGCCGGGACTGACCAGATTGTTGTAGAAGACGAAGTGCTCGTCGGAGACGACCTTGAGGTCGGTTCCGCAGACGACGGCGGAGGCGTCCAGGTCGATGTCCGGGCCCGAGGAGGGCTCAGCGTCCCAGCCCAGGCCGACGGTGACGTCGGCGAGGGGTGTGCCGTCCTGCTTCAGTACGACGTTTTCGCCCTTCGAGAGGGTGACACCCATGGTGCGGAGGCTCCTCGTGTGGTCGTGGTCGTGGGGTGGCCGGTGCGCCCCTTGCGCTTCCGCGGGGCGAGGCCGGGTTGGAACGGCTTCCGCCGCCGGCGTGCGCGCACCGGTCGTCCGACCGGATACCGCCCGCCTGGTGTGCTCCACCTGTTCCGTGGAGACGGGGACACGAACGGCGGTGCCGACGGCGCCCACCCTACTTGCCCCCTTGCGCAAGGAAGGCCCGGCCGGGGCCGCGGGCGGCTTGCCCGGCGTCGTGGTCCGCACGGGTGGTGTCGCCCGGGGCATACGGGACCCACCGCGCGGCCGTCCGCCCGCTCCCGCCCGGACGCGGTGTGCCTCGCGCGCACGGCTCATGGCCACCCCTTTCCTCGCGCACGTCCGGTGGCCCTGAAAATTCTACAGTTGCGCAACTTCTGAATTTCCATGGGGTGACCACGGGGAACGCCGCCCCTGCGACGACGCTTTGGTTGCGAGACGCACCGTGGTCGATATGCGTTCACCCGACCCGCTTACCGTCTCGGCTCCCGGCCCGGTCCGGGAGCGCGCGCGGCCCGAGCGACGAGTCGCGGGCGTCGAGACGGTCTGAGGAGAATCCCCCGATGCGCAGAAGAACCGCGCAGACACTGATGGTCTTCACCGTGGTGGGCGCCACGACGCTTGGCTCCGCCATGATCGCCGATGCCGCACCGCGGCAGGGCAACCAGGGCAACCAGGGCAACCAGGGCAAAGACGTCCGCAATGTGATCTACCTCCTCGGCGACGGCATGGGGCGTACGCACGTCACGGCCGGGCGGGAGCGCTTCTACGGCGCGGCCGGCAAGCTCGCGATGGAGCAACTCCAGTACACCGGCGCGGTCGCCACCTACGCGGTGGAGAAGGGCAGCGACAAGCCCGCGCTGGTCACCGACTCGGCCAGCGCCGCGACCGCGTGGTCATCGGGCGTCAAGACGTACAACGCGGCGATCGGCGTCGACGCGTACGAGAAGAAGACCGTGACGCTGATGGAGCAGGCCAAGCAGGCCGGCTACGCCACCGGCAACGTGTCGACCGCCGAGATCACCGACGCGACCCCGGCCGCGCAGTTCAGCCACGCGCTGCTGCGCGGATGCCAGGGGCCGACCTACTCCGACGCGTCGTGCCTGCCCAAGAACGCCGACGGCACGTACGAGGCGCCGCCCGCGGACAAGACGCTGATCACCCCGATCGCCGAGCAGATCGCCCGCAACGGTACCGCCGACGTGGTCCTCGGCGGCGGCCTGGCCCGGTTCGAGCCGGACGACCAGAAGGCCCTTGAGGCGCAGGGCTACACGGTGCTCGGCAGCTTCGGCGACCCGTCGCTGCCCGCCCAGACCGCCGCCAGCCAGAAAGTGGCCACGAAGGCCGACTTGGACAAGGCACGCGGCGGCAAGGTCGTGGGCCTGTTCAACCGCGGCAACCTGACTGTCGAGCAGGCCAAGGCCCAGTCGGCGGCCGGTGCGCCGGAGAAGCGGGAGCCGACGCTCGCGGACATGACCACGAAGTCCATCGACCTGCTCAAGAACTCCTCCAAGAAGGGCTTCTTCCTCCAGGTCGAGGGCGCCCAGATCGACAAGCGCTCGCACGCCAACGACGCGGCGCAGACGCTCGACGAGATCAAGGCGTTCGACGACGCGGTCAAGGCGGCGTACGAGTTCGCCCGCAAGGACGGCCACACGCTGGTGATCGTCACCGCGGACCACGAGTGCGCCGGCTTCAACATCATCGAGAACGGCACCTACACCAACGCCGAGGCGGTCGCGCCGCCGACGAACGTGGACGCCGGCAACCCGGCGAACAACTCCACGCCGTCCCGGCCGACTTCGGGCGCGAAGGACCCGGCGCGCTCGTCCGGCATCGTCAACGGCACGGGCGCGGGCGACGCCAAGAACTTCGCTCCCGCCACGTTCCGCACGGCGGACGACCCGGCCGACGTCAAGGACGGCAGCCCCGAGGCGAGCCTCTGGCTCACCTACCTGTCGGGCAACCACACCGGCGCGGACGTCCCGATCTACGCGTACGGCCCGACCGGCGAGAAGTTCGCGGCCAGCCAGAACAACACCGAGCTGTACGGAAAGATGTACCGCTCGCTGTTCGGCCGCGACCCGCACCGCACCTGATCCCCAGGATCGCGAGGCCGGGAGCCGCGCGGCTCCCGGCCTCCTCGCCCGTCCCGAGGAGGACGACGATGAACACCTTCGTCCGTACGACGGTCGCCGCCGCGGTGTCGGCCGTCCTGCTGGCATCGGCCGGCGCCTGCAGCTCATCGTCGAAGAGCGCCGCCCCCGCGAGCGTGCCGCAGCCTTCGCTGCCCGCGCCGCGCTCGGCCCCGTCGGCCGCGCCCTTCCTGGACACGCCGCCCACACCCGGGGAAGTCCGGCTCGAACAGGGGCCGTTCACCGATCGGCTGAGCATCACCGGACTCACCCTCACCGGTGAACCGTCGGTCACCGGCCACATGGTCGTCACCTCCGACGTCAGTGACGT is from Yinghuangia sp. ASG 101 and encodes:
- a CDS encoding ion transporter, which translates into the protein MASFVLIVANAAVLGVETYSGTARAWHVELRMAETFFLIAFTLELVVRIAAFGNHPGRFLRDGWNVFDFVVVVAAFVPVVRENATILRLLRLARVLRAVRMFPQLRVILHAAWKSLPGALGFLVVGALVLYIYAMLGWILFAEELPEHYGSLGRACLTLFFLMALEGLGDLVREGLEVSRWTVLYFGSYVLISSFLLVNLLIGVVITSLEDARASERPQRTTPAAHPSDPDEIRQRIVELRGALEALEAAVEASARDTRPREPGHAEVVGPRTGRT
- a CDS encoding TerD family protein produces the protein MGVTLSKGENVVLKQDGTPLADVTVGLGWDAEPSSGPDIDLDASAVVCGTDLKVVSDEHFVFYNNLVSPGGAVRHTGDNLTGDGDGDDEQILVDLDRLGAEIGQVVFVVSIHDAEARGQTFGQVEDAYIRVVDNRTGREMCRYELSYDAADETAMVFGALYRRNGEWKFRAIGQGYATGLGGIAAEFGVNVG
- a CDS encoding alkaline phosphatase; protein product: MRRRTAQTLMVFTVVGATTLGSAMIADAAPRQGNQGNQGNQGKDVRNVIYLLGDGMGRTHVTAGRERFYGAAGKLAMEQLQYTGAVATYAVEKGSDKPALVTDSASAATAWSSGVKTYNAAIGVDAYEKKTVTLMEQAKQAGYATGNVSTAEITDATPAAQFSHALLRGCQGPTYSDASCLPKNADGTYEAPPADKTLITPIAEQIARNGTADVVLGGGLARFEPDDQKALEAQGYTVLGSFGDPSLPAQTAASQKVATKADLDKARGGKVVGLFNRGNLTVEQAKAQSAAGAPEKREPTLADMTTKSIDLLKNSSKKGFFLQVEGAQIDKRSHANDAAQTLDEIKAFDDAVKAAYEFARKDGHTLVIVTADHECAGFNIIENGTYTNAEAVAPPTNVDAGNPANNSTPSRPTSGAKDPARSSGIVNGTGAGDAKNFAPATFRTADDPADVKDGSPEASLWLTYLSGNHTGADVPIYAYGPTGEKFAASQNNTELYGKMYRSLFGRDPHRT